A stretch of Xenopus laevis strain J_2021 chromosome 8S, Xenopus_laevis_v10.1, whole genome shotgun sequence DNA encodes these proteins:
- the zic3.S gene encoding zinc finger protein ZIC 3 (The RefSeq protein has 2 substitutions compared to this genomic sequence), producing the protein MTMLLDGGPQFPTLGVGGFGTARHHEMSNRDAGMGLNPFTEPSHAAAFKLSPASHDLSSSQSSAFTPQASGYANSLGHHAGQVPSYGGAAFNSTRDFLFRNRNSGIADSSSAGSQHGLFANHGPPGIGEPPGHLIFPGLHEQSSSHTSSNGHVVNGQMHLGLRGDIFGRPDPYRAVPSPRTDHYAAAQFHNYNHMNMSMNVAAHHGPGAFFRYMRQPIKQELSCKWLEESTMNHPQKTCDRTFSSMHELVTHMTMEHVGGPEQNNHICYWEECPRGGKSFKAKYKLVNHIRVHTGEKPFPCPFPGCGKIFARSENLKIHKRTHTGEKPFKCEFEGCDRRFANSSDRKKHMHVHTSDKPYICKVCDKSYTHPSSLRKHMKVHESQGSDSSPAASSGYESATPPAMVSANSEEPSKNSSATHQTNNNSHNTGLLPPNFNEWYV; encoded by the exons ATGACAATGCTATTAGATGGAGGACCGCAGTTTCCCACCCTGGGAGTTGGTGGGTTTGGGACAGCTCGCCATCATGAGATGTCCAACCGAGATGCTGGCATGGGGCTTAATCCATTCACTGAGCCTTCTCATGCTGCGGCTTTTAAGCTCAGTCCAGCAAGTCATGATCTTTCTTCAAGCCAGAGCTCAGCTTTTACCCCACAGGCTTCTGGATATGCCAgttcacttggacatcatgctgGGCAGGTGCCATCTTACGGTGGTGCAGCCTTTAACTCAACACGCGATTTCCTTTTCCGAAATCGTAACTCTGGAATTGCAGACTCATCTTCTGCAGGCAGTCAACATGGACTTTTTGCCAACCATGGGCCCCCAGGAATTGGTGAGCCCCCAGGACACCTGATCTTCCCCGGACTTCATGAGCAAAGTTCCAGCCATACATCATCCAATGGACATGTGGTCAATGGTCAAATGCATTTAGGACTCAGAGGAGATATTTTCGGACGTCCAGATCCTTATAGGGCAGTGCCCAGCCCGAGGACAGATCATTATGCTGCTGCCCAATTCCATAATTATAATCACATGAATATGAGCATGAATGTAGCTGCTCACCATGGCCAAGGGGCTTTCTTTAGATACATGAGGCAACCCATCAAACAAGAGTTATCGTGTAAATGGCTTGAGGAATCAACAATGAACCATCCTCAGAAAACCTGTGACAGGACATTTAGCAGCATGCATGAACTGGTTACACATATGACAATGGAACATGTTGGGGGTCCAGAACAAAATAATCACATATGCTACTGGGAGGAATGTCCCAGGGGAGGTAAATCTTTTAAAGCAAAGTATAAACTAGTGAATCATATCAGGGTGCATACCGGAGAAAAACCCTTTCCATGCCCCTTCCCTGGATGTGGGAAAATCTTTGCACGTTCAGAAAATCTCAAGATCCACAAAAGAACTCATACAG GTGAGAAGCCATTCAAGTGTGAGTTTGAAGGCTGCGATAGAAGGTTTGCAAACAGCAGCGACAGGAAAAAACATATGCATGTGCACACGTCAGATAAGCCATATATCTGCAAAGTGTGTGATAAATCCTACACTCACCCCAGCTCCCTAAGAAAGCACATGaag GTTCATGAATCACAAGGGTCTGATTCTTCCCCTGCTGCCAGCTCAGGGTACGAATCTGCTACCCCACCAGCAATGGTTTCTGCCAACAGTGAGGAACCTTCCAAAAATTCATCAGCAACACATCAGACTAACAACAATTCTCATAACACAGGACTACTTCCACCTAATTTTAACGAATGGTATGTCTGA